The segment AATCCACTCTTCAGCTTCATTCCACAACACTCCCCAACATTGCCTAATCCAGAGTCCAATTTTACTTCTCCAACTAAATTTTAATGGACCCAATTTCCTGACAAAAACTAACAAGGATTATCTTCATGGTGACTGATTCGAGTATATTTATGAACTTATATGTATTATTTTGCTCAACTATACGAGATTTTAACAATCTCAAAAGAACTCCAAGATACACCTTGGAAAATGAAGAGATTTATGTTTTTCCATATTTGCCACAcaagcaaataaaaaaaaatgaccaACTAACCCCTCTTATATTCAACAATGAAACATTTTGCAAATTAGAAACAAGTCAGTCTTAGAGATTGGTTGAAAAAAACGCACCATGGTAATTTAATAGAATGACCTGTGACCAAACATCCTTTGTAGCTGAACAGTTCCTAAGCACATATAAGATACCCTTTAATTCACTCAAACCTAATAAAAATCCAGAGCTGCCAAACATGTAAGTAATGTATTATAATATCACTCATTTAGCTTTAAATTAATAAGtacaaaataaatatacatagatattttagtaattaatgtttaattaataatgagttgattaaaagttAAGATTAATGGGCAAAAATATATATCAAGGTTGTAGTTTTAAATTATACATATGTAACTTTACTTTAGAAAAGAGAAATTTACTTTGtctcatttcaaaaaaaaaaaaaacttttttctaATATATTTGTGCGGTAATTTAAAAGACCAAAATTACAAGAATCAAAGGTAAGATATTAATGGATTTAAGTATGCTTCTGTATCTAATTTTTGTTATTAATAAATTGACCTTGCACATCTTGATTTACTATCTTAGTCAAGATATATTGAAAAAATTACAGAGAGAGAAAGAACAAATTTGATTTTTGATGACAGAATTCGACAACAAAGGAGAGAGGGAGAGGgttgagcaaaactcgattcgatttgaaaaaattgaaaaaaatcaaattttaagttAATCAAATCATGTTgttcgagttattcgagtcaactcgaattaaGTTCGAGTCGAGTTAgattttacaattcgaataaaaaattaatggAAATACCCCTTAATCTctgtcaattttaaaaataatcaaatttgtctctttcaacaaaaattacaaaaaataattttaaaaattctaaataattttaaaattctaaatatttataaaattctaaattttatattttaaaaattctaaaaatatataaagaaagttaaaattttaatattttttaaattaataattttatgatCTAAATAAGTCAATTAATTATTCAAGTTTACCatactaaaataaattattttttattattttgcttgaatttttttcaaatatatatggctTTAAGTTGATGTGTTTtaacatgaaattagttatactataacaagtttttttttaattgacatgtctaattttttttaatgtaaCTCTAACAATTTAActcaattcgactcgactcgattcgaaaaaaatttaaatcgagttaggatgataaaataagactcgttaatttgattaactcgaaattttttcactcAATTCAATTGAACACTTACCCAAAAGACAATGTAGGTTTTGTTGTCAAAGATGAAACCAATATGTGAGTGTGTGTAGAATGGATGGATGATGCTTGAATGGTGCCTTTTTGGAAGAATATGGCTTTCAAGTCTCCCTTGGATGGCTGTATCAAATTTGTTTTAGATCGAAACCATTCCCTCCATTCATTTCACTCCCTCTATCTTTTCTGTTGTTTTGGATTTTTTATTTTGAGGGCCCATGGTTGGTGACGATGGGTTATTGGTTAATGTTCTTTTGTTCTTTGATTCTCATTTTGTGTGATCCATGCAATCCGACATGACTTTGAAAACAAGAACCAAATCTCTTTTTCTATCTCCACAACTTCTTCGGTTCTTCCCTTCCCTAGTTGATTGCTTATTAAGATTTCCAATGTTATTTTCTGAACCCAAAAACATCATCAGGAAATAAAAGCTCTTTTGGTTTATACATAAAAAGTTTGGGTTGTCAAATATAGCAAACTGAAGAGGAAATCTTTGAAATTTGCAACAATCTGGGCTCACTCAATGAGTCATCGTCAGTGACCCCTTTACCCTCTTTTATCTTTTTAGGCTTGTAATTTGAGGATCCATATCAGCAAAATGATAGGCTATTTATCTCCATGGGATAGCAAAAGCTGAAGGGTGAGAAACTGAAAAAGAAATGGAAGAGCTTTTGGGCCTGATTACCTGATTCAAGCTCCGCCCACAACCAAACAGAAAAACCCATTAAAGAAAACCGAACATAAACAAGGTATCCGAGGATTGAAATATCTTACATATTGTGCATACTGTGCATACTGTGCATCTTATACCAATGACACCACCCTATGGCCCAATTGCAAACGAGTAAGAATAGAGAAAGCTCAAGTTGTTAATAATCCCttactttaaatatttatatagtaGATGAACAAATTGAATGATATATTTAATAGCCACCGCTATCAATGTCTGCTCCATAAGATGGAGCGTTTGTCCCCCTAACTTTTTGATAATTCATATGTAAGTATAGCTTTTATTGAGTGAAACTCAGGACCACATATATAACATGCatagaaatgattttttttctcaaatcaccgTAGATTCAACCTGTTTTAATATCCCACCGTTAGCTGGAATCTTTTATAATTTGGTGGACACCTGGAGAGCCAGAGTCTATTTCATTTATTGTTGTCGTTGGGACGGGGTCTTTTTCATTAAATTGACCCAAATACAATAATATTGCTCATAGTATTGCATCGTAATGGAGAAGGAAGGGATTATGCACGAATCATCATAACTTTTAAATCATTGAAATTCATGCATCATACACAGTCAACACCATCCTTACATACATATATTACATCCATCCCTACATCCACCAAGCCCATGACCAACATCAAGAGAAGGCAACCTGGCTTATGCTAAAAGAAAAATGCAATGGATCGATCGTTACAAACCAGTACCATTGCACCATTACTCACTGCACATTAACAAACTCGTCTCTTGGAAAAGAAACTGAGTAAACAAACATTTTATTCGGCCACACTCGGCTTTCTCTTTGGCGAGGCATTTTAGTGAAGCTTGTTTGCAAGATTGCATTGCTTCCTGATCTCACCCTTGCTACCAGTGAGAGGATTGTTCTCAGAGAGGAGAGTAATGGCCCTTGAGAACTCCTTGAAGAAATAGTCTTGGCTCTTGGCCATTTTCTTCACATAAGGTCTGGTCCTTTTGTCGTACGCCAGTTGGTGATCCACAATCAACAAACCCTTGTTGTCCAGTATGTTCCTGTAGTAGTTGTTATCCAAAACCATGGGTGTCCCACGGTCGTTTCTCACATACTGGACGGCCTTGGGGTCTGGGATTTGATCAGGGCATTTATGGAGTATGTGTGGAACATGGTCGGGGTTGAGGGCAGGGTCAACCTCTGGGTACAAACGATGCACCAGCTTCACACAGTGAGTTCTGCCGACACTGTGAGCTCCTGTTTTGCACAAAATAGGAAACTTAGAGCCAAAAAGATGCTAGAAATATAATCTCCATAATGTTCACTCACATAGTCAGTTAGTCACTTGCATTTACTGATACTGATGTAAAGATGGAAAAGGAGTACCTAGGAGAGCAACGACTCCAGGGGTGTCAATACCCATGGCGGCAAACCTGTCAAGAACGCCAGAGATGGTCTCATTGTGGTCCGGAAGATACTCCTCCACAACATCTGCTCTGCTCCTTCTACCGTCTCTTCTTCCAGTTTTGAGAGGAATGTAAGGGCCTCCCAACTGAAACAAGTGAATTAGGGGTTACTTTTACTTGACTGACAAGCTAAGCTAAGCTAAACTTAGTAATTCACAAAATTAAGATATGCATCCAGGAATTTTAAGTATTTATTACAGTTAAAATAGGATCTAAGCACATGAAACTGAAACTGAAACCTCAAAGGACTGGGAAAGCAAAGGTTAGTAGTAGATTAAGCAAACGAAACCCCACTAATCTTACTGATTTAGTGCAATAAGGAACTCTCAAGTAAGCACATAGAAgtgtagttttaattaaatttgaatggaGGAAGAGTAATCTAAAGAGAGGTGGAAAGAAATTTTTACCGAAACGATGCCTTCCCTAGCAGACAGAACAAGGATATCAGCACAAGAAACAACTCCAGGACATTCCCTTTCTACAGCTTCTTTGATGGTCTCAATGTACCTGAAATTCCTTAGGCCAAAGCTCCTGTCTGTCTCCTTCTCAGACAAGCTCCTTCTTGTGGAGTCCAGCAGCAGTGAAGCATCACATGACTACTCCAAAAAATGAAAAAACAGTACTtgtaactatcaagaacaagaaAATAGTGTAAAGTAGTTGAAAAAACACTGTAGCGTATAGATTCATAGAAATATATACCTGGACAGCACAGTCATGGAAAATGTTTCTCAGCCAAGAAAAAGCAGTGTTTTTGTGTCGCTTGTACAGTAGCTTAACTTGCTCCTTGATAATGTCTTCAGCCTGAGGACAAGAATCCTTGTAGAAGTTCATAACAAGACCTTGGTCTTCCTCATCCTGTGCAAATGCCGAGACAGCTGAAAAGGAAAGCAAAGCAAAGAAGAAGAGAACTTTGGCACCCATGATTTTCCTCATCTCTACACTCAACCCAAGGTCACTAACCTTGCTCTAGATCCCTTGTGACGTGCTGCTTAAATAATTCAGAGTGTAACAGATCTGGTATAAAAAAATTACAGttactaatatttttatacaCTTGCCATTAACTACACTCCAGTATTTATTGCTAAAGGTCACTCTTTTTTAGTCTATGAGTGAGTACACAGTAACACCTGTGAGAGTTAACAACGGAAAATGACAAAACTAAGAGAAATGACTGATAGAGAGGGATAGAGATCCGAAGCCAGTTGATCCAACGGTGTATAATGGAGGATCATGGAATAAAGCTGTAAGATTAGGGTCCCTTGTCAGAATCAAGTTTACCTTTTAAAGGCAGGTACCTAGAAGATTTTTGAAACATTTCTAGTAAATTTATCCTGTTTTGTTGttgaatgatgatgttggagGGGACGTTACTGTTAGTATTATTTGTCTCTCTAATACCACATTTGTTCTTTCCATAATCAGTACTAAAGCCTTTAGCCTTCCCAATGTAAAGCATGCTAAAATGTTGAAACAAAATCAATGATTTCAATCTCAAATGTGATTCaggtaaattttttttctaaattctcTGAAGAGGATATAAGATTTAAGTTTGACTGTTGTAATCAAAAGTATATAATTTATTACCACTAGCAGTATTCTTTTGATATCTAAGgtgattaaattattaataaatttatgttttaatcattaattttaaaaaattataaaatagtcattaaattatttaaaagtttcatttaaataattctattaaatttttaaagtctaATTAGCGAGCTTCAAGTAACGATTCAATGATTGATATAATGGGATCTATACTCGTCAACAAGTAGATGAAAATAACTTATATCTAAGTCGATCAGATTATCAATGTTGGAGGtcgaagaaaaaaattgtttagACTTTAATTCATAAATTTGTAATATTTAAGGTCGTTTTatgaaaaaagttaaaatatattagAGAATGAGAATTTTTGATTGGTGTAGGTAGTACAAACAGAGAAGGCTAATAGTTTTGAATGaaaagaaatttttgaaaatttagtaaAGTTTTGACGTAGTTTACCCTATTATTAATTGCAAAGCGGGATCTGGAGGAAGAAGGCTAGAATGCGTTCAGGTTTCTCAAATTTTAAATGCGTAAAAAGCATTGAACTTTGAACTTGCACATGCCTATCGGTTTCAACATTTTTGTGCACGCATTTAATAATTTGGGGATAAATAGTATAAATTTGAAGGTTTAATTAAGTGacaaataaatacataaaaaggGTTATGGAATGTACCTTTAATAGAAGTAATAATTATTGTAGGTGATCATTCTTAAAGATATGGTGTAAGCATGTATGAGACATGGTataaaaagaaatggaaaaattaTTTTGAGATAATAAATAATGATTAGCTggttaataaaaatttatttcattttagaTGAGATGAATGGGATGGTTAAATGCAATTTCATTAAAGACATGAATGGGACGAAAACAAAATACTAGAGGCAAAACAAACTATGGGTTAATGAATATAGGCAGCAATAATGTAATAATACAGTGCCTTAGATATAAGCTTCTAGGTCTAGCCAAAACTTGGACTGTATATACTTTGTTACAGTTTAAATCCATTTTTATCATTAATTTGGAAAAAGAATACCCTTCACTTAAAAAGTGGGGTATTTATTATGCATCGGATAGCGTGTAGGAATTGCTAATCCAATCCAAAATTGAAGAAAGGAAAGCTAACAAATTTATTCAGATCTTGGATGAAGAAGAAGCAGCCCACTAGCCTACCACTCACAGACATTTGCCCTTTTATTTTGGTGGGGGGACATCTCTCCCATTCAAACAATGGACCCACTTACATTTTTCTAGCAAGTTTATTTTAAACATTTATTGTTAATGGCAATTGGCAATACATTATTGAAATCTAAGACGACAAAGCTAAAAGTTATTGTCACTGTCACATTTAGCTTGATTAAATTGGATTCTCTAgaattcaataataataataagagagTTTGGAGGCTTTAGGCAAAGTGCAGAAGCAAATGCATTTCCGTGACGTAGTAGGGCTTTTTCATGTTGCCAGCAATGCCCTTTTGTAACCCACTATTGTTTTGCTTTACAGCACTACAGCATGAAGGGTAGATGCGAGAAATCGGGGGAGCTCAACCAAGAGGTAGGATGGACCACCGACACTTTCATATCACTTGTTTGTATATATGGATAAACGTGAACGGTGAACCCCCCCAAGTGATGAATCATCATGGCagctgaaaaataatattaacaaatgaAATAGGGAACAAAATATGTTCTGGGTCCTAACCTTGTATGCGTGAACACGACATTTTGTAACCTTCCCAGGGTAAACATTTTGAGTAATTACAGTAAAAAGAATAACACGAAAGTGAATAAAATTTCTTCAGAATGAACTTCGCTTAACCATTCATTTTTACTTACCTACTTTTATGCATTCATGTACCTATTGCATTGATGCATGCTTTCATTATATGCAGAGTAATAATGGCTACTGTTGTGACGACTGATGAGTGATGCCCACGCGCCTTTGTTTCAAGCTTTTGCCACTTTTTCGTCGGAACTACCAGTTGTTGACTTTTAATCTCGTAACGTTAATGAATCACTTCAAACATAAAATGGACTAACGGAGTCTTTTTATATGAATTTAAAAGAAGTATGTAGAAGATCTTTTAATTTCACTAAATTGCTGTATGATGGGCCGAGTTCTATGGGTCACAAGCTTCCTCTCATCAAAGAGTTATTCGGGCTTTGGGTGAATAAAAGAGTAACGAGCAGGTTGGGCAGACACAGACAACTTAAATAGGGCATTAATGGATAAATGGGTTACCATATAACCCACCCGTATGGATCCGCACTCGCATCTTTGCCCCCTCGAATTATTTCCCAAGAGATGCAGACACTAACCGTCATGAAACAATTTCATCCTAGATCTGTCTGCATTTAACATCAGCAACAAGATGGCGGATGTGTGGGGCATACCATTTCACTTTCTCCACATGATCGATCGTAACTTCCCAACGATGGCCTGCACCCAACATTAATCACTTTAAACTGGCTTTTTCTTAAATAAAACATGAACCCCAACATGTACATGTACGTTGTATAAGCTCAGAAAGTCATACCCTCGGATC is part of the Gossypium arboreum isolate Shixiya-1 chromosome 5, ASM2569848v2, whole genome shotgun sequence genome and harbors:
- the LOC108453239 gene encoding peroxidase 42; translated protein: MRKIMGAKVLFFFALLSFSAVSAFAQDEEDQGLVMNFYKDSCPQAEDIIKEQVKLLYKRHKNTAFSWLRNIFHDCAVQSCDASLLLDSTRRSLSEKETDRSFGLRNFRYIETIKEAVERECPGVVSCADILVLSAREGIVSLGGPYIPLKTGRRDGRRSRADVVEEYLPDHNETISGVLDRFAAMGIDTPGVVALLGAHSVGRTHCVKLVHRLYPEVDPALNPDHVPHILHKCPDQIPDPKAVQYVRNDRGTPMVLDNNYYRNILDNKGLLIVDHQLAYDKRTRPYVKKMAKSQDYFFKEFSRAITLLSENNPLTGSKGEIRKQCNLANKLH